The Elaeis guineensis isolate ETL-2024a chromosome 5, EG11, whole genome shotgun sequence DNA segment aaatttaaggACTCCtagcatttaaattcaaatgattaatcAAAAACTCTAATGGCAACCTAAGAGTCACATGGTCAGTCAGTCTAGTAACtatgattaaaaaaagattaacccatattttcttcaataaaattattatttactaTCTGGATGaatcatgaaaattattttttgtcatCATTATTTTGTttagatgaattttttaaaaagatgacAATAGCAATTATTTATAGTTAAAAGTATTGTTCCATAATTCTTGTATATGATGTAATAATTTCATGAATATACTAATTTTAGAAAGCTATACATAATATTTCAGAAAAGGTATATCATTAAAATTACTTTTGTGAGTAACATGAATGTGCTAATTTCTTGAACAGAAGTACCAGTTAtacgtaatatatatatatatatatatatatatatatatatatatatatatatatagagagagagagagagagagagagagagagagagagagagagagagagagagtaaatgTATGGCATTGATTATTTTTTGTGGGGTGGTAAAAATAATATTGCAACTGGGATTCAAACTGATGTGTGCCTGGTCATCCTTTTAACCACTGCAGCAAGGGAGGATATAATGTTCAAAAGGAACAAATATTTTACTTAAATTATATAATAGAAGGAACAATTTTTTAAACAAAGGGATTGTTGGGCATCCCGGTACAAGACTGGGATGCTGTCCATATTGTGCCAGTATAGTTGGATTGGTTCTGTATTTCTCTGGTAAAAAATCCTTATCACCTCTGCTACTGGTTTTAAAACCTTGCTCTGGAGTCAGTTACCAATTTGTGCCAAACCAAGGTTTTCAATCTTGATACCAGATCCTATGCTAGTAGCTTCACCCTATGGCTTGAGTTGATGTGGCACACCCCCTTACCAACACTGGGTATGTTTCTGGAGGCAAGATAGCAGTTGTATCATGTGTTAGTATGGTACTGTATTGAGCCCTCTATACCATACCAATACATTATCAGGTTGGTATGGTGTGCCCTATACTGGTCGGCATAGAAAGCCTTGGTGCCAGCTATATCTACAAAAGATTATGTATTTTAATATGCTGTAGCTTAAAAAAACCCATTCTGCTTCAAAATTGTATATAAAATAACTATGGTGTACCAAACAGTCAAAAATAGATCTGTCATAAAAAGTAATGATAATCAAGGTGTCAGTGGGCATTATTCAGTTTTATTGAAACTTTCTTTTGTAATTCTTCCTGCAGTGTCTTTGAAACCAGAGCTCTTTGAAGGATTGCGATTTGACTTCACGAAGGGACTCAATCAGAAATTTTCACTCAGTCACAGGTGGCTCTTGTTCAATTTGTGTTGGTTTGTTTGATATGCTGCTGGTGTTAATTTTAAGATCTTTCACTTGACAACCATCTATCAGTGTGTATATGGGATCGACAGAGGTTCCTTCTCCATCTTCAGGCACTATTAAAGTCCCTACGGCACATTATGAGTTTGGTGCTAACTTTCTGGATCCAAAGGTTGATATCTGTCCCTCTAATTAACTTCTTTTATTTAGCAACAGCATTAGCCTTTCGGAGGCTAGCTTTTCTGTGGAATACATCTGATACATTTAAAGTTTGGGAATATTGATATTTCTACAGTTGATGCTTATTGGGAGGGTATTGACTGATGGAAGGTTGAATGCACGAGTCAAATGTGATTTAACTGATAATTTAACATTGAAAATTAATGCCCAGGTATCGTACTGTTCTTGATGGTTTAGTGTTGTTTGGCGTACTCTTAACTGTTATGTTAGTGACTCCTGCTGCATTTTTCTACAGCTCACGAATGAGCCACATTTCTCTCAAGGCATGTTTAACTTTGATTACAAGGTTAGCCTTTCTTAAATGTTCTCTTAGTTGGTGGTCATACAATTCATTGTGAGTTTGTGCAATGGAAGAGTTCATCGCTCCCTCTTATGGCTCTTATCTTATTTTTGTAATTTGATTATCTTCATGCCTGCTTGGTGATGGTAACCTCcttttgctgttgataattaaaACAAACTAAAATAATCTTATTTAGAAAGTCTGCTACCTAAGGCACTGCTACAAGGGAAAGATGCAATAATTCTGATATGTCTGTAACTATGAGATGCTAGCCCTTTATTGAGAAGCTTGTGACTTCTATTGCTCTCTTTTTGATCGATGATCCATTTATTGTATGATGCTAAATTTGCTTTCCCCATTTTTCTTTCCACATTTTTTTCCAACATATTCACTAGATGGATGTTATCTAACACAAAACATTTATAGGACTAGTAGTGATGACCGCATGACCGGATCATATTGCGAGGCTGCTTTCTTTGATACTTGAGATCTTTGATGATTTATATGAATCAAGCTACCATAATAGCCTTATGTCACTACCTGATTGGTTTCTTCTGACTTCATTGATGGCTGCCTGCCTAACCATAGTCCATAAGCATCACTTGGTAGAAGAATGCCACcataatctctctctttctcaaacCACACCACCCCTCAAACCCCCCAACCCCCCCAACCCCCACCCCACCCATGcccttcttctcctctctctctccctctctccatgtGAGTGCATGTGCACAAGCACATTTAGAAGCAAAGTTCTGCTCTCATATTTATACTGTGTTCTTTCTAGTACTTGAGGGGTGTTTCTACTAGATTAGTGCATTCACAATGGTTTACATTAACAGAACAAGAACCTCTCAATTCTGTTCATCTAGCTCTACTTCTATCATTCATGTTTCCACCTATCTCGCCCACATTTGTATGATAATTGATACTTCCGACTTGAAGTATTTATGTTACCCAAAGCATATAACAATCCATCTTGAAAGAACATTAAACAGTAAGATATGCACATAACATTTTTGAGATCCTTTCCATGTGTTGGCTAGTAATGTTTATGCATTCCATCTGCTCCATCTATAATCTTTTTATTGTCCGAATCATTGGAGAAATTGTTTATCTTATTTCTGATGGTTAAGCCTTGGGTATATTCTTCTTGGATATGTGTCATGGAGGTTTTGTTCAAGTCTATTATGGTCTTGAGTAATCGTGTTTTGCCTGACTTTCTTAGGGAATAAATGGATTAAATGCTTCTAATTCCAAAGCTTCTCCTGGTATTTTCTGGGTTCTCCACTAAGTTGAGGCAAACACAGTCAACATATTGTTCTTAAAACTCAAAATTGCTTtcatgatgtatcactatattgcCTAGTCATGGCAATATAATGCTTCTTCTTATTTAACAGTTCTGCTGCAGCATCAAAATTTGTGTGGAGTAATGCCAATATCTTCAGCGACATGAGCGACTACTTGTTAGACCTCCAATAATGTTGACCAAGAAAGCTACAAATATACCCCTTTGCAAGAGAAATGATATGTTACCATTGTAAATGGCAGTGTGGCTCAGCTCTTGGAGCTAAATTTATAGTAAATAATGTGGCTCTTGTTGCTTGCAACTAAAGAAATGTCTCCTTGGGAtatgttgtcttgattgtgacCTAGTTAACCTGCCTTTTCCCTCTATATTTATTCTGTTGACaagtaaatattttaaatttctttatccttatACTGTGAATGCCCTTGATTGCATTATCCTAGGTTATTGGTTTGATTGCTTCCTATTGCCTAGGCTGTCTGCTCATGTATATGCTGATTGTGTTCTTCATTATCCTTTGGCTTTTACGGAATGCAACATGTAgttttttattctgaaaactaGTCAGACTGTAAAACGATTGTAAGTGCAACATGAAGTTCCTTATTTATTCTGGAAATTCGTAACTTTAAAATGTTTGTAAGTTTGTGAAACACACCTGACTATctctattttaattttaagtttggTGCATTCCTATTGTCTTAGTAGTTTATTGACCCTTTGTACAGGGCAAAGATTTCAGGGCTCAGTATCAAATGGGGAATAATGCCTTTTATGGGGCCAATTATATCCAGGTAATTAATCTACTTTACCACACAGTGTATTTTTCAATTCTGGGGATGCAGCAGGATTGAATTTGGTATGATTTGGAAGAAAATCTGTGTCGAATTCCTTAAACTCTACTGTGGAAGGAAAATTAAGTGCCTGTTCAGCAACATATGTATGCTACTAAGAAAATTGTTTCAAAAGCAGTATCTTTTTATGAGCTTGTTGTGTTAGCTAGAAATTAATatttcaatcttgatttatggGATGATTATGGAGTTGTTTGTGGAAAAAAATTCCATCTTTATTAGGAAGCTTGCATGAGGACATTAAATTCAGGCCCCTGATCTGCTATCAGCATTTGTGAATCCATTGAGTATACTCCTGAACAGTGTCATACCCAAGGAAAACTGACTCCATACATGGATGGAAGGGATGAATTTTAGGGGCCACTTTTATGGGCAGATTAGGACATATCAGCATTATGATGGATCGCGTGACTTGGAATATTTATCTGATTTATTGTAAGTAAAAACTTAGGACTCTCTTTTGcgtcaaattttaaattatgtatACAAGCTGAAAGGATGAACAACATTTTAACATTCAATTATTCATGCCTCGATTGAATAATGAAGTTGTGTCATTTAGATCGTTTCTGCCATTATTCCATTGccattttaataattaaatttgtcaTGTCTAACAGTAAATAACTAAAATGGAGAGTTGGCCCTGTTTGGTGTATGATAGTGGAGACCACCGGCTAAACCGCATCTCAGATGGGCCTTACAACTTGTGAACAAAATATTTCTGCTAGCTCAGGGTAAAGTAGAATAGTGATTACTGTACCATGTCAAAAGTCATACTTAGATCAGCAATGCCATTAATTCAAATTATTGTGAAGGACAGCTCAATTATTATATATGAAATTCAGGAACGGTTATAGCTTCTGCTCATGTCGATGTTTCGTTTTTCTGTTTTCCTGGTTCTGAATCTGAAGGCTCTGTTGCAGCTAAGCCATGACTGTAGAttggatattttgattttttttttttttgttttttgtttttctttgtcTACTAATACCTTTCCCTCCTCTTTTATATTTTTGTATCAATTTATCCTTCTATTTTACCATTGTTTTTCCTGCAGAGTGTCACACCACATTTATCTTTGGGAAGTGAAGTTTTTTGGCTTGGTCATCAGAGGAAGTCTGGCATAGGTTTTGCTGCTCGATACAACACAGACAAGATGGTATTCTTTCTAGCTGTCTTGTTTGTTTCTCATTCGGGGTGGTTTCCTTGTTCAGCAATGTCATTAGTTTAGCTTATATGTTCTTCCAGCATAGTCTTTCCTAACAACAATTAAAACATCCAACTAGTGTAAAGAAATAGTAAAGAAGGATGAAACAGCATGACTTTGTAATGGTAAATCTAGCCTGGTGCAGAAAAACTTCATGTACTCGGAAAAGGTAATAGAACTATATTTAGATTGGATTGGCTCCTAGTTGTGATAGATTGCTTTTAGTGACTTACCCTAATATGTGTAACAGCTCTTCAATATTCCCTCATCAGAATACTTCAATCAGCTCAGGTAGTAGCAGCTAGCCTCTGATGCATAACCTAACAAACAGAAATATTTACAAAAGCCCTAATCAGGAAGTGATCCAAAGCTCTAATTTGAAACAGAATGACAAAGGTCTACCATGATTCCCATCCTTAAAGTGTTCTATAGCATCAATAATCGTAATTTCTCTAAGCGCATTCACAAGATTTCCACTAAGAAGGCCCTTCTATCTATGCATATTGCAAACTGCCTGATGTGATATATTGGTGTCACCAATTTAAACCAGCAAACATTACCTAAGGGCAGTCTGGTCTGGTAACTCTGATGTTATAAAAATAAACGTCCCTTTTCCATGGTTGTAGCATCTACTAGTCACAACCATATTTTGGAAGCGGGGGAGCAGGGGATGGGGTGTGAATGTGAGAGAGCACAATAAAAATATTGAGTGCGTATGTTTATTTCTTTGAGCTTTACAatcgttttctttctttttacctAATCATGTGAGGCTCATCCTATGCAAGTCTACCCTCTTCTTTAGTAAAAACACTCTCTTGAGTCTCTGCAGATAACTAAAGTAAGAATTCACACAACGAACAAACGAAAGTCAATGTGTGAAATTTTATGGTGTATGATATTTTGGTTATACTTTTTGTATTAGACATTCGATCTCATGACTGTGGAAATGGCTTTTTTATATGCTCCCTTTTCAAGTCCATCTCATGCAACCATATTCTTGTCAACAAACTGTCTTGGAAAgtaaatttaatctatattaagACTTGCTATTCGAATGATCAGTTTGAATATCAAGTATTATAGTTATGGCAATGACAATTGGATCGCGTGAAATTTTCTGATATATGATCTTCTGAGTTAGACCGTATTGCTTTTGGTACTTGATCTCTGGAGGAATCATCTAGCGCCTGAGAATTTACCCTTCTATTCTTTACTGAAATAGCACAATTTAGAAAGTTAACGTGTAGTTTGTAAAGATCATTCGATATGTGGGAGCACTGCCCAAGCTTGAGATCTTAAGTAGACTAAAACGTATCAACAGTGATTTTGTTGAGATGTGCATGTGGAATATTATGTGATAGACATATATCTTGGAGACATGCAAAAATTTTATAGAACAATGATAAGACCTGTAATACTGTATGACTCAGAGTACCAGGCAATAAAGACAGCACATGAAAACAAATTTAGTATGGCACAACTGAGAATATTAAGACAAGTGTGCGGTAAAATATGGATAGATTAAGGAATGAATATATCAGAGGAGCTATAGTAGTTGCATAAATTAAGGACAAAGTAATGGAAAATTGATTGAGATAGTATGGACATGTACAACAAAGATTGGAGGTGACTCATGTAAGGAAAGGTACTTCAGCTAGTGTTGAAGATtctaagaaaagaagaagaagacctaaATTAATATGGATCAAGATTGTGAGAAAGGATCTGGAGGAACTTGGAGTAACATCAGAAGTAGCCTCAGGTGGGAATACTTGATGAATGAGATCCATAAAGCCGACCTCACATGGTTGGAAAAAGGCTAGATGATTGtgacttctctctctctctctcatatacacacacacatgcatgtgCATGTGTATGCGTGATGGCTTTCATGCTCCCAAGGCAACTGTCTTATTGGTTCCATCTGCCAGAATGTGTGCACTGCCATCTCATTTTCTGTTGCTGTAAATGCTTATCTGTGGCCAAGAAGTTGGAacaattaaaagataaaaactgAAATTTTGTATCTTGACATGGAGATGATAATACAGCTACAATCCATATGTTAAAACATTTACCCCAGTTTGTTACTACTACATGTGATTTTTTTTACCTCTTTGATATGTTCCGCTGTCATCTGTCAGACAGGTTTCTATTTTTCACAAGTGGCAAATTTGACTGTTCATAAAGAGATTGCCTACTGGTAACTTGGTAGGTACTGATTCAATTTATGCAGGTTGCAACAGCGCAAGTTGCAAGCACTGGAATAGTTGCACTGTGCTATGTTCAGAAAGTTTCAGAGAAGGTGACACTTTAACAATATGAGAGGACATCACCATTCTTTGTCATcttatatgatatatgacatataTTTATACTCTGCTTTCAGGTTTCCCTTGCCTCTGATTTCATGTACAATCACATGACAAGAGATGTTACTTCAAGCTTTGGTTATGATTATATCCTTAGGCAGGTAATTTCTTTCTGGTTGAGTTTCCTTTACGTAACATTCTGTTTTCAGTCCTGATATTGGTCACTGGTCTAGAAATATTGCATGGTCCACGGACATCGCACACTTTTATCATACCATGTAGAAAGTGTTTCTATAACCTTGTGGGTTTACCTTGCAATTGATATACAATCCTCTTTATGATGTTGTCCTTATCTACTATGTAAAGTTTGTATTATTGGATAAATCTTCTCCATTTCTATAAATTGCTACTTAATATACATCCATAAAACTTAGTTTGATGTCCTTGGAGAATTATTAATGGTCCATTGTTCTTACATTTGAAAAATTTATTATGAAATGGTTCTTTTGCACCATGAAATTCTCAAAGTTGTATGTATACAGATAGAGTTAGCAGACAGTTCTTCCGGTATGACCCGAGGTTAAATCCTACCAGTGTAATACATGGGCCATATATTGAAAATTTACACATTGAACCTTGACTTACCAAGATTAAATTAATTGTAAATAAAATGTCTTTTCTTCTTGAGGTTGCTGCTTCATCAATTGATCACAAGATGAGCAAAATACCAACTACGAGATAATGATTTGAATGCATCAAAATTATAGTCCGTTGGTCCATGTGTGTTCAAGATGGTCAATTGATGAATGGTATGCTTTGAAATTTATATGATTGGCATTGAATATTAATTGTGATCAGGTGTTTTTGGAATGGAGTGGTTAGGAGATCTCAAAGCTTGCATAGAAAGAGTGGGTCTTTTGTGCCCCAAGATACATTATACTGATTCTTTTAAATCCAAGATGTTGTTAAAAAGTAGGTGACCTCCTGTATGATGTTTGCAGTGAATATCATGAAGATTTGAACTAATGAAATCATGAAAACGTTGCTGCAGTTGTGCTGCATGTCTGTAGCAATAAATTACTTTTTCCCTGTTATAAATTGAGGGGAAAAAGTTAGAATTTTGGACTCTCTTTACCAAACAGTATACCTGATTTATGTTCTGATTGATCTATTAATTATGGATGAACTGTTTCAGTGTCGTTTAAGGGGAAAACTTGATTCCAGTGGCTGTGTGGCTGCTTTCCTTGAAGAGCGATTAAATATGGGTGTCAATTTTATTCTTTCTGCAGAGGTGAGCATGACATGGATGCATAATGTCTTCCTACAGCTTCACTGTCATTGTTTTCATATTGCATTCTGACCAGCTTGACTTCACATTTCAATATAATTGGATGAGCTTGAAGTTGATCATTTTCTTCAACTTGAAAATGGAACTCTGTCAACAAATTATGCTGCATAAGTATGTTTGTGACATTTAGTGTTGAGTTTTGCATTCATTGGGATCGATTTTTGTGCAGATCGATCATCGGAAGAAAGACTACAAATTTGGGTTTGGAATGACAGTTGGAGAGTAAACTTCTTGATTACCTTTTCTTATAGAAGATGGGATTACTTGTTTTCTTACTCAGTTTTCACTATCTGGGACTTCATCGGTTGCCCGGGCCCACAGGTCTGAACTCAGCTGGTCAAGATCTGGGTGGCTTCTATGTCAAAATTGGAGGTCCAATGAGAAAAGGAAACCTTTTGTATTTTTCTGAGCTCACATTATTTGTATGCTTTTGGCGGCCATTTGACAATGTGCCATTTGAAGGCCATGATTTTCCGTTCCAAGAAAGTAAAGCTGCAAATTTATGCTCATTGAGGTAATTGTTCGTGAATATCCTGAAATAATGTTTTACAGGAGCATTGGAAGTTTGTTGTACTGGTTTAGAAATTTCTCCCATGTTCTTTTAGGCGCCTTCTTAACTGCAGATCAGATGTTTCTGTCTTGCTGCTTTCAAATTAACTGGCTTTATGAATTCAAACTTTTGCTTCAACCAATCCAGTAGGTAGAAGGAACAT contains these protein-coding regions:
- the LOC105046110 gene encoding mitochondrial import receptor subunit TOM40-1, encoding MGSSVSHAAAPPPPPSPLPPAVGLAVALPSKAEEKSEKKVDYLNLPCPVPFEEIQREALMSLKPELFEGLRFDFTKGLNQKFSLSHSVYMGSTEVPSPSSGTIKVPTAHYEFGANFLDPKLMLIGRVLTDGRLNARVKCDLTDNLTLKINAQLTNEPHFSQGMFNFDYKGKDFRAQYQMGNNAFYGANYIQSVTPHLSLGSEVFWLGHQRKSGIGFAARYNTDKMVATAQVASTGIVALCYVQKVSEKVSLASDFMYNHMTRDVTSSFGYDYILRQCRLRGKLDSSGCVAAFLEERLNMGVNFILSAEIDHRKKDYKFGFGMTVGE